A window from Gossypium raimondii isolate GPD5lz chromosome 7, ASM2569854v1, whole genome shotgun sequence encodes these proteins:
- the LOC105767901 gene encoding serine/threonine protein phosphatase 2A regulatory subunit B''alpha isoform X2: MGIVTRDAFITYWVDGNMLTMDVATQIFEFLKRPGHKHLTQVDFRPILRELLATHPGLKFLQNTPEFQDRYAETVIYRIFYHMNRSGNGRLTLRELKRGELISAMQQADEEDDINKVLRYFSYEHFYVIYCKFWELDTDHDFFIDRENLIRYGNHALTYRIVDRIFSQAPRKFAGDVEGKMGYEDFVYFMLSEEDKSSEPSLEYWFKCIDLDGNGVLTPNEMQFFYEEQLHRMECLALEPVLFEDILCQIIDMIAPEREDCITLQDLKGSKLSGNVFNILFNLNKFVAFETRDPFLIRQEREDPTLTEWDRFAHREYIRLSMEEDVEDASNGSADVWDESLEAPF; the protein is encoded by the exons ATGGGAATAGTGACCAG AGATGCTTTCATTACGTATTGGGTGGATGGCAATATGCTGACAATGGATGTAGCCACTCAAATATTTGAATTTCTTAAGCGGCCAGGCCACAAGCACCTCACTCAG GTTGACTTCAGACCCATTCTTCGAGAGCTTTTGGCAACCCATCCAGGATTGAAATTCTTGCAAAACACACCTGAATTTCAAGATAGATACG CTGAAACTGTCATATACAGAATCTTTTATCACATGAATAGATCGGGAAATGGCCGTCTTACCCTCAGGGAGCTCAAACGTGGAGAACTGATTTCTGCCATGCAACAAGCAGACGAGGAAGATGACATTAATAAAGTCCTTAG GTACTTCTCCTATGAGCACTTCTATGTTATATACTGTAAGTTCTGGGAGTTGGACACAGACCATGATTTCTTCATCGACAGAGAAAACCTCATCAGATATGGCAATCATGCCCTTACCTACAGAATCGTTGATAGAATTTTTTCACAG GCTCCTCGGAAGTTTGCTGGTGATGTAGAAGGGAAGATGGGTTATGAAGACTTTGTTTACTTCATGCTCTCAGAGGAGGACAAATCATCTGAACCTAGTCTTGAATAttg GTTCAAGTGCATTGATTTGGATGGAAACGGTGTGCTCACTccaaatgaaatgcaattttTCTACGAGGAGCAGCTGCACCGAATGGAATGCTTGGCCCTAGAACCTGTGCTCTTTGAGGACATATTGTGTCAAATAATTGACATGATTGCACCCGAG AGAGAAGACTGTATAACATTACAGGACTTGAAAGGGAGCAAACTTTCAGGAAATGTTTTTAACATCCTTTTTAATCTTAATAAGTTTGTGGCATTTGAAACCCGTGATCCATTCCTCATTCGGCAG GAACGAGAGGATCCAACTTTGACAGAGTGGGATCGGTTTGCACATAGGGAGTATATCAGGCTTTCAATGGAAGAAGATGTTGAAGATGCCTCAAATGGAAGTGCTGATGTATGGGATGAGTCCCTTGAAGCACCATTCTAA
- the LOC105767901 gene encoding serine/threonine protein phosphatase 2A regulatory subunit B''alpha isoform X1, giving the protein MSLSLKMEIDPVEDVTCLNPELLQLPEVSPFALKTTPLLVDDLFSQWLSLPETGNLVKSLINDAKAGTAVNACANFSNVNAVGSNSLPSMFSSVNAPPLSPRSSSGSPRSSKQKSSPSALGSPLKLFSDPMQEVIPQFYFQNGCPPTKELKEQSLSKINHLFNNPLNGLLIDEFKTVTKEVCKLPSFLSSALFRKIDVDCMGIVTRDAFITYWVDGNMLTMDVATQIFEFLKRPGHKHLTQVDFRPILRELLATHPGLKFLQNTPEFQDRYAETVIYRIFYHMNRSGNGRLTLRELKRGELISAMQQADEEDDINKVLRYFSYEHFYVIYCKFWELDTDHDFFIDRENLIRYGNHALTYRIVDRIFSQAPRKFAGDVEGKMGYEDFVYFMLSEEDKSSEPSLEYWFKCIDLDGNGVLTPNEMQFFYEEQLHRMECLALEPVLFEDILCQIIDMIAPEREDCITLQDLKGSKLSGNVFNILFNLNKFVAFETRDPFLIRQEREDPTLTEWDRFAHREYIRLSMEEDVEDASNGSADVWDESLEAPF; this is encoded by the exons ATGTCGTTGTCTTTAAAAATGGAAATCGATCCAGTGGAAGACGTTACTTGTTTGAACCCTGAGCTTTTGCAGCTTCCTGAAGTGTCCCCATTTGCACTAAAAACCACTCCTCTACTTGTCGATGACTTGTTCTCTCAATGGCTTTCACTTCCGGAGACTGGCAATCTG GTGAAATCTTTGATCAATGATGCAAAGGCAGGGACTGCAGTCAATGCCTGTGCAAACTTTTCTAATGTAAATGCTGTTGGGAGCAACTCATTGCCTTCCATGTTTTCCAGTGTCAATGCACCTCCACTTTCTCCAAGAAGCTCATCGGGTTCTCCTCGCTCATCAAAGCAGAAATCCAGCCCTTCAGCTCTTGGCTCTCCATTGAAATTATTTAGTGATCCAATGCAAGAAGTCATTCCACAG ttttatttccaaaatgGTTGTCCTCCTACAAAGGAATTGAAAGAACAATCTCTTTCTAAAATTAATCACCTTTTCAATAATCCTCTAAATGGATTGCTAATAGATG AGTTTAAAACAGTGACAAAGGAAGTTTGCAAGCTACCATCTTTCCTATCTTCCGCGCTTTTTAGAAAGATAGATGTAGACTGCATGGGAATAGTGACCAG AGATGCTTTCATTACGTATTGGGTGGATGGCAATATGCTGACAATGGATGTAGCCACTCAAATATTTGAATTTCTTAAGCGGCCAGGCCACAAGCACCTCACTCAG GTTGACTTCAGACCCATTCTTCGAGAGCTTTTGGCAACCCATCCAGGATTGAAATTCTTGCAAAACACACCTGAATTTCAAGATAGATACG CTGAAACTGTCATATACAGAATCTTTTATCACATGAATAGATCGGGAAATGGCCGTCTTACCCTCAGGGAGCTCAAACGTGGAGAACTGATTTCTGCCATGCAACAAGCAGACGAGGAAGATGACATTAATAAAGTCCTTAG GTACTTCTCCTATGAGCACTTCTATGTTATATACTGTAAGTTCTGGGAGTTGGACACAGACCATGATTTCTTCATCGACAGAGAAAACCTCATCAGATATGGCAATCATGCCCTTACCTACAGAATCGTTGATAGAATTTTTTCACAG GCTCCTCGGAAGTTTGCTGGTGATGTAGAAGGGAAGATGGGTTATGAAGACTTTGTTTACTTCATGCTCTCAGAGGAGGACAAATCATCTGAACCTAGTCTTGAATAttg GTTCAAGTGCATTGATTTGGATGGAAACGGTGTGCTCACTccaaatgaaatgcaattttTCTACGAGGAGCAGCTGCACCGAATGGAATGCTTGGCCCTAGAACCTGTGCTCTTTGAGGACATATTGTGTCAAATAATTGACATGATTGCACCCGAG AGAGAAGACTGTATAACATTACAGGACTTGAAAGGGAGCAAACTTTCAGGAAATGTTTTTAACATCCTTTTTAATCTTAATAAGTTTGTGGCATTTGAAACCCGTGATCCATTCCTCATTCGGCAG GAACGAGAGGATCCAACTTTGACAGAGTGGGATCGGTTTGCACATAGGGAGTATATCAGGCTTTCAATGGAAGAAGATGTTGAAGATGCCTCAAATGGAAGTGCTGATGTATGGGATGAGTCCCTTGAAGCACCATTCTAA